A genomic segment from Pseudoxanthomonas sp. CF385 encodes:
- a CDS encoding replication-associated recombination protein A, whose amino-acid sequence MRPRTLDDMVGQRRLLAPGSALRRAVESGRVHSMILWGPPGCGKTTLSLLLARYADAEFKAISAVLSGLPEVRQVLAEAAQRFAGGRRTVLFVDEVHRFNKAQQDAFLPHIERGTIIFVGATTENPSFELNSALLSRCRVHVMEAVSPDDIRQALQAALDDPEHGLGGQGLQIDDAALLEIAGAADGDVRRALTLLEIAAELAVDEGGRITPQTLVQVLADRTRRFDKGGEQFYDQISALHKSVRSSNPDGAVYWLARMLDGGCDPAYLARRMTRMAVEDIGLADPRALQMAIDAWDTYERLGSPEGDLALAQLVIYLASTAKSNAGYMAFNAAKADVREHGTQDVPMHLRNAPTKLMKSLGYGTGYQYDHDAEGGIALDQTAFPDAMGERVYYQPVERGLEIKLKEKLDRLRDARRQARPQAGRDD is encoded by the coding sequence ATGCGCCCGCGCACCCTCGACGACATGGTCGGGCAGCGACGGCTGCTCGCGCCGGGCAGCGCGCTGCGCCGCGCCGTGGAAAGCGGACGCGTCCACTCGATGATCCTGTGGGGCCCACCGGGCTGCGGCAAGACGACCTTGTCGCTGCTGTTGGCCCGCTACGCCGATGCCGAGTTCAAGGCGATTTCCGCGGTGTTGTCCGGCCTGCCGGAGGTGCGCCAGGTGCTGGCGGAAGCGGCGCAGCGGTTCGCGGGTGGACGGCGTACCGTGTTGTTCGTGGACGAGGTGCACCGGTTCAACAAGGCGCAGCAGGATGCGTTCCTGCCGCATATCGAGCGCGGCACGATCATCTTCGTCGGTGCCACCACCGAGAACCCGTCGTTCGAACTAAACTCCGCGTTGCTGTCGCGATGCCGCGTGCACGTGATGGAAGCGGTCTCGCCGGACGACATCCGCCAGGCATTGCAGGCCGCTCTCGACGACCCAGAACATGGCCTGGGCGGGCAGGGGCTGCAGATCGATGATGCGGCCCTGCTCGAAATCGCGGGCGCGGCCGACGGCGACGTGCGGCGCGCGCTCACGCTGCTGGAAATCGCGGCGGAACTGGCCGTCGACGAGGGTGGACGCATCACCCCACAGACGCTGGTGCAGGTGCTCGCCGACCGCACGCGCCGCTTCGACAAGGGCGGCGAACAGTTCTACGACCAGATTTCCGCCCTCCACAAGTCGGTGCGCAGCTCCAATCCCGACGGTGCGGTGTATTGGCTGGCGCGCATGCTCGACGGGGGCTGCGACCCGGCTTACCTGGCGCGCCGCATGACCCGGATGGCGGTGGAAGACATCGGCCTGGCCGACCCGCGCGCCCTGCAGATGGCGATCGATGCGTGGGATACCTACGAACGCTTGGGCAGTCCTGAAGGCGACCTGGCGCTGGCCCAACTGGTGATCTACCTCGCGAGCACCGCCAAGTCGAACGCCGGCTACATGGCCTTCAATGCGGCCAAGGCGGACGTGCGCGAACACGGCACGCAGGACGTGCCGATGCACCTGCGCAACGCACCGACCAAGCTGATGAAGTCGCTGGGTTACGGCACCGGCTACCAGTACGACCACGATGCCGAGGGCGGCATCGCGCTCGACCAGACTGCGTTCCCCGACGCGATGGGCGAGCGTGTGTACTACCAGCCCGTCGAGCGCGGGCTGGAAATCAAGCTGAAGGAAAAGCTCGACCGCCTGCGTGACGCACGCCGCCAGGCGCGCCCGCAGGCAGGCCGCGACGACTGA
- the crcB gene encoding fluoride efflux transporter CrcB — translation MNAMVWWQQLALVMAGGALGAAGRFALGGLLLRHLGSGFPWGTFAVNMIGSFAAGFLVIWLEARGASAIYWRAFLVVGVLGALTTYSALMVECLLFARSGRPPMMVGYLAITLVAGLMLVWMGARLAEAVSLPS, via the coding sequence GTGAACGCAATGGTGTGGTGGCAGCAACTGGCGCTGGTGATGGCCGGCGGCGCGTTGGGCGCAGCCGGGCGGTTCGCACTCGGTGGCCTGTTGCTTAGGCATCTCGGCAGCGGATTTCCGTGGGGCACGTTCGCGGTGAACATGATCGGTTCGTTCGCCGCCGGTTTCCTCGTTATCTGGCTCGAGGCGCGCGGCGCGTCGGCGATCTACTGGCGCGCCTTCCTCGTCGTCGGCGTGCTGGGCGCGTTGACCACCTATTCGGCACTGATGGTCGAGTGCCTGCTGTTCGCCCGCAGCGGTCGTCCGCCGATGATGGTCGGCTATCTCGCCATCACCCTGGTCGCCGGACTGATGCTGGTCTGGATGGGCGCGCGCCTGGCCGAGGCCGTATCGCTGCCTTCCTGA
- a CDS encoding C39 family peptidase, whose product MKVRPRHGLRCLALACAFVVLGGASAANTDLRIPYGGYQIRLTSLKEARFKTTLPQQYDFSCGSAATATLLTHQYGHPVSEVDVFVQMYNNGDQARIRKEGFSLLDMRRYLRSKGYEADGFELPLDKLQEENVPAIVLLNDRGYRHFVVVKGLRDGRVLLGDPARGTRAMPRSRFEALWDNRVMFVVHNRREEARFNQARDWQTAPPAPLDMGIQRDGLRNITVPRRGPGDI is encoded by the coding sequence GTGAAGGTACGACCACGCCATGGGCTGCGATGCCTCGCCCTGGCATGCGCCTTCGTGGTGCTGGGCGGCGCGTCGGCGGCCAACACCGACCTGCGCATTCCCTACGGCGGCTACCAGATACGCCTGACCAGCCTGAAGGAAGCACGGTTCAAGACCACGCTGCCGCAGCAGTACGACTTCAGCTGCGGCTCGGCCGCGACCGCGACCCTGCTGACGCACCAGTACGGCCACCCCGTCAGCGAGGTGGATGTCTTCGTGCAGATGTACAACAACGGCGACCAGGCGAGGATCCGCAAGGAAGGCTTCTCCCTGCTCGACATGCGTCGCTACCTGCGCTCCAAGGGCTACGAGGCCGATGGTTTCGAGTTGCCGCTGGACAAGCTGCAGGAGGAGAACGTCCCGGCGATCGTACTGCTCAACGATCGCGGCTACCGCCACTTCGTCGTCGTGAAGGGGCTGCGCGATGGTCGCGTGCTGCTCGGCGATCCCGCGCGGGGCACGCGGGCCATGCCGCGCTCGCGCTTCGAGGCGCTGTGGGACAACCGGGTGATGTTCGTCGTCCACAACCGGCGGGAAGAAGCCCGCTTCAACCAGGCCCGCGACTGGCAGACCGCACCTCCGGCGCCGCTCGACATGGGAATCCAGCGCGACGGCCTGCGCAACATCACCGTGCCCCGGCGCGGACCAGGAGACATCTGA
- a CDS encoding transporter, producing MKGTSLIEVAPLALAVGLGVAGQARAQEPLGVVPIPVAESPPVPLQPYEITADARLDALQRQLNEQTQRLEQMRTLMQAQEQQIFNLQNALNDEVLANARARGAPAPVIVPSLNQAPTFRDVPPSQPYVVVGPAPQAVMQAQDTPSAQVYAQSAAPQPHQATQSQGAQTAQAQAPERVGQAPESDSRPPEVAQIFDQPGVLTPKGKLVLEPSLQYGYSANDRVALVGYTIIPAILIGLIDVRQVKTTTAVATLTGRYGVSRRMEVEAKLPYVYIHSDTVSREIFTGSAQDRVFNARGSGIGDVEITGRYQLNRGGPDKPFYIAWLRYKSRTGKDLFEVTTDCVTRCVANTTGTGLPLDLPTGSGFNAVQPGLTWLYPSDPVVFFGSLSYLHNFKRSDVSRRVLGGQTEFLGDIKAGDILGFNLGMGLALNEKAAISIGYDQSIVDKTKQDGREVAGAVRTTLGTLLLGGTYRFSDRTSLNVALGVGVTRDTPDLTFTARLPISF from the coding sequence ATGAAAGGGACGTCGTTGATCGAGGTGGCACCGCTCGCACTGGCCGTAGGATTGGGCGTGGCGGGGCAGGCGAGGGCACAGGAGCCGCTCGGCGTCGTGCCGATACCGGTGGCGGAATCGCCGCCCGTTCCCCTGCAACCGTACGAGATCACCGCCGACGCCCGCCTGGACGCGTTGCAGCGGCAGCTCAACGAGCAGACGCAGCGCCTGGAACAGATGCGCACGCTGATGCAGGCGCAGGAGCAGCAGATCTTCAACCTGCAGAATGCGCTCAACGATGAGGTGCTCGCCAACGCGCGCGCGCGCGGTGCTCCGGCACCGGTGATCGTGCCTTCGCTCAACCAGGCACCCACCTTCCGCGACGTTCCACCCTCGCAGCCGTATGTCGTCGTGGGCCCGGCGCCGCAAGCGGTCATGCAAGCGCAGGACACTCCGTCTGCGCAGGTCTACGCACAGTCCGCAGCCCCGCAGCCACACCAGGCGACGCAATCCCAGGGTGCGCAGACCGCACAGGCGCAAGCGCCCGAGCGCGTCGGCCAGGCGCCGGAAAGCGACTCCCGGCCACCGGAAGTGGCGCAGATCTTCGACCAGCCCGGCGTGCTGACGCCCAAGGGCAAACTCGTGCTGGAGCCCTCGCTGCAGTACGGCTACTCGGCCAACGACCGCGTGGCGTTGGTGGGCTACACGATCATCCCGGCCATCCTGATCGGCCTGATCGACGTGCGCCAGGTGAAAACGACCACCGCGGTCGCGACGCTGACTGGCCGCTATGGCGTCAGCCGGCGGATGGAAGTGGAAGCCAAGCTGCCCTACGTCTACATCCACAGCGACACGGTGAGCCGCGAGATCTTCACCGGCTCGGCGCAGGACCGCGTGTTCAACGCACGCGGCAGCGGCATCGGCGACGTTGAAATCACTGGACGCTACCAGCTCAACCGCGGCGGCCCCGACAAACCCTTCTACATCGCATGGCTGCGCTACAAGAGCCGCACCGGAAAGGACCTGTTCGAAGTGACGACGGACTGCGTGACGCGCTGCGTCGCGAACACCACCGGTACGGGCCTGCCGTTGGACCTGCCCACCGGCAGCGGCTTCAATGCCGTGCAGCCGGGCCTCACCTGGCTGTACCCGTCCGACCCGGTCGTGTTCTTCGGCAGCCTGAGCTACCTGCACAACTTCAAGCGCAGCGACGTATCGCGGCGCGTGCTGGGCGGGCAGACGGAATTCCTCGGGGACATCAAGGCCGGCGATATCCTGGGCTTCAACCTCGGCATGGGCCTGGCCCTCAATGAGAAGGCTGCCATCAGCATCGGCTACGACCAGAGCATCGTCGACAAGACCAAGCAGGACGGGCGGGAAGTCGCCGGCGCCGTGCGCACCACCCTGGGCACGCTGTTGCTGGGCGGCACGTACCGCTTCAGCGACCGCACGTCGCTCAACGTTGCGTTGGGTGTCGGCGTCACCCGCGACACGCCGGACCTGACGTTCACCGCGCGGCTGCCGATCAGCTTCTGA
- a CDS encoding DUF4345 domain-containing protein, with amino-acid sequence MTTAYLYLNAVLYLLLAGWCTFAPARTAAALGYTTLSRSGQSEYLTIYGGLQLGLAFLFAWFAWTQQMRTGLVLALAVYLPIVLYRSIGLLRWWPVEPTTLLLAATEWLMLAAALWLWWQGRPA; translated from the coding sequence ATGACGACCGCCTACCTCTATCTCAATGCGGTGCTTTATCTGTTGCTTGCAGGCTGGTGCACGTTCGCACCGGCGCGCACCGCAGCGGCCCTCGGCTACACCACGCTCAGCCGTTCCGGGCAAAGCGAGTACCTGACGATCTACGGCGGCCTGCAACTGGGGCTGGCCTTCCTGTTCGCCTGGTTCGCATGGACCCAGCAGATGCGTACGGGGCTGGTGCTCGCGCTGGCGGTGTACCTGCCCATCGTGCTCTACCGCAGCATCGGCCTGTTGCGTTGGTGGCCGGTCGAGCCGACCACCCTGCTGCTGGCCGCCACCGAGTGGCTGATGCTCGCCGCGGCGTTGTGGCTGTGGTGGCAGGGCCGCCCCGCCTGA
- the hemN gene encoding oxygen-independent coproporphyrinogen III oxidase has translation MGTVSPSPLFDADLLRRYDTPGPRYTSYPTAPQFSATFGAQQLREHADASNQAGRARPLSLYVHVPFCASPCFYCGCNRVITRDKGRGELYLDYLYREIARMAPLFESGRPVTQLHFGGGTPNFLTPAQLADCVAELRSQFSFFSPERMDFSIELDPRSVTPDDVAELARIGFNRASLGVQDFDPVVQKAVNRVQSVEETLAVLDACRAHGMRSVNIDLIYGLPKQTRQGFERTLDVVLEARPDRIAVYSYAHLPQLFKPQQRIALEDLPDAEAKLGLLECAIARLVEAGYVYIGMDHFALPEDDLARAQARGDLHRNFMGYTTHAESDLIGFGVSAISHIGDSFSQNPRDIASWERAIDDGRLPVWRGMPLDRDDVVRADVIQELMCHGRLDFARLGRRHGIDFGEYFADALPRLEGLRDDGLVEFTKAGLRATPRGRLLLRVIAMCFDRYLQAPPTQDAPRFSRTI, from the coding sequence ATGGGCACCGTCTCTCCTTCCCCCCTGTTCGATGCGGACCTGCTGCGGCGCTACGACACGCCGGGCCCGCGCTATACCTCCTACCCGACCGCTCCGCAGTTCAGCGCGACATTCGGCGCGCAGCAGCTTCGCGAACACGCCGATGCCAGCAACCAGGCCGGACGTGCGCGGCCGCTGTCCCTCTACGTGCATGTACCCTTCTGCGCCAGCCCCTGCTTCTACTGCGGGTGCAATCGGGTGATCACCCGCGACAAGGGGCGCGGCGAGCTATACCTGGATTACCTGTACCGCGAGATCGCGCGCATGGCGCCGTTGTTCGAGAGCGGACGCCCGGTCACCCAGCTGCACTTCGGCGGCGGCACGCCGAACTTCCTGACGCCCGCCCAGCTCGCCGATTGCGTGGCCGAATTGCGGAGCCAGTTCAGCTTCTTTTCGCCGGAGCGGATGGACTTCTCGATCGAGCTGGATCCGCGTTCTGTCACGCCGGACGACGTCGCCGAGCTCGCCCGCATCGGTTTCAACCGGGCCAGCCTGGGCGTGCAGGATTTCGACCCGGTCGTGCAGAAAGCGGTGAACCGCGTGCAGAGCGTCGAAGAGACGCTGGCCGTCCTCGATGCCTGCCGCGCGCATGGCATGCGCTCGGTAAACATCGACCTGATCTACGGACTGCCGAAGCAGACCCGGCAGGGGTTCGAGCGCACGCTCGATGTGGTGCTGGAGGCGCGGCCGGACCGCATCGCGGTCTACAGCTATGCGCACCTGCCGCAGCTGTTCAAGCCGCAGCAGCGCATCGCCCTGGAGGACCTGCCCGACGCTGAAGCCAAGCTCGGCCTGCTGGAATGCGCGATCGCGCGGCTGGTCGAGGCCGGGTATGTCTACATCGGCATGGATCATTTCGCGCTGCCGGAGGACGACCTGGCCCGCGCGCAGGCACGCGGCGACCTGCACCGGAACTTCATGGGCTACACGACGCACGCCGAAAGCGACCTGATCGGGTTCGGCGTCAGCGCCATCAGCCATATCGGCGACAGCTTCAGCCAGAACCCGCGTGACATCGCCAGTTGGGAGCGCGCCATCGACGATGGTCGCCTGCCCGTCTGGCGTGGCATGCCGCTGGATCGCGACGACGTGGTGCGTGCCGACGTCATCCAGGAACTCATGTGCCATGGCCGGCTGGATTTCGCGCGGCTAGGACGCCGCCACGGCATCGATTTCGGCGAGTACTTCGCCGACGCGTTGCCGCGGCTGGAGGGTCTTCGAGACGATGGTCTGGTGGAATTCACCAAGGCCGGCCTCCGGGCGACACCACGCGGCAGGTTGCTGCTGCGGGTGATTGCGATGTGTTTCGACCGCTACCTGCAGGCGCCGCCGACACAGGATGCGCCACGCTTCTCGCGCACCATCTGA
- a CDS encoding MFS transporter yields the protein MLPLTALLASVALLLGGNGLLGTLLAVRSQTEGWSERTTGLVMSGYFVGFFLGTFTAPPLIRRVGHIRAFAFHAALAAAAVLVFPLWTDPVAWMALRIVTGIALVGLCTVIESWLNAQAAPAHRSRVFGVYMVVSLLALAAGQLLLDLQPPRSPVLFSVVAILFALAILPVSLTRLAPPPITAAPRARILEICRAAPSAAAGALLAGMALGAFWGMGAVYAGSLGLDRAGIGLFMAATILGGAALQLPIGRLSDRGDRRSMLAAVAALGAVTAGFALRFDADAHAGVHAVFFLFGGLAFALYPLAVAHLLDRLPAEHLLAGCSALLLLNGIGAAIGPAAAGVVMERGGPAALPAFFAITLASLALVAGGRRLLKARDLLHPARFHPMVRTTPVALEMLPEIPDAPESRAGHLRPD from the coding sequence CTGCTTCCCCTCACCGCGTTACTGGCCAGTGTCGCCCTTCTCCTCGGGGGCAACGGCTTGCTCGGCACGCTGCTCGCGGTCCGCAGCCAGACCGAAGGCTGGAGCGAGCGCACGACCGGCCTGGTCATGTCGGGATACTTCGTGGGGTTCTTCCTCGGTACGTTCACAGCGCCACCGCTGATACGGCGCGTGGGCCATATCCGCGCGTTCGCGTTCCATGCGGCGCTGGCCGCGGCAGCTGTGCTCGTGTTTCCGCTCTGGACGGATCCCGTTGCGTGGATGGCGCTGCGCATCGTCACCGGCATCGCGCTCGTGGGCCTTTGCACGGTGATAGAGAGTTGGTTGAACGCGCAGGCGGCACCGGCGCATCGCAGTCGGGTGTTCGGCGTCTACATGGTGGTGTCGCTGCTCGCGTTGGCGGCAGGGCAGTTGCTGCTCGATCTTCAGCCGCCGCGCAGTCCGGTCCTTTTCAGCGTCGTGGCGATCCTGTTCGCACTCGCGATCCTGCCGGTCAGCCTGACCCGCTTGGCTCCTCCGCCGATCACGGCCGCGCCTCGCGCCCGCATCCTGGAGATATGCCGCGCCGCGCCGAGTGCGGCCGCAGGCGCGCTGCTGGCCGGGATGGCGCTTGGTGCGTTCTGGGGCATGGGCGCGGTGTATGCCGGATCGCTGGGACTGGATCGTGCGGGCATCGGCCTGTTCATGGCGGCTACCATCCTCGGCGGTGCCGCGTTGCAATTGCCCATCGGACGGCTTTCGGACCGGGGCGATCGCCGCAGCATGCTGGCGGCCGTCGCGGCGCTGGGCGCGGTGACGGCCGGATTCGCGCTGCGTTTCGACGCGGACGCGCATGCGGGCGTGCATGCGGTGTTCTTCCTGTTCGGCGGGCTGGCGTTCGCGCTCTATCCCTTGGCGGTGGCCCATCTGCTGGACCGCCTTCCGGCCGAACACCTGCTCGCCGGCTGCAGCGCCCTCCTGCTGCTCAACGGCATCGGCGCGGCGATCGGTCCGGCTGCCGCGGGTGTGGTGATGGAACGCGGAGGGCCGGCGGCCCTGCCGGCCTTCTTCGCGATCACCCTGGCGTCGTTGGCGCTGGTGGCGGGCGGGCGGCGCCTGCTGAAGGCACGCGACCTGCTGCACCCCGCACGGTTCCACCCGATGGTCCGCACGACCCCGGTGGCGCTTGAGATGCTGCCGGAGATCCCGGACGCGCCCGAATCGCGTGCCGGTCACCTTCGTCCGGATTGA